A region of Sesamum indicum cultivar Zhongzhi No. 13 linkage group LG7, S_indicum_v1.0, whole genome shotgun sequence DNA encodes the following proteins:
- the LOC110012313 gene encoding dnaJ homolog subfamily C GRV2-like codes for MLEFSGLVDDIVHCTELELVPAAIDAALQTIAHLSISSEIQNALLKAGVLWYLIPLLLQYDSTAEESDKTDAHGVGTSVQIAKNLHAVKASHALSRLSGLVDEEIPTPYNQAAADALRALLTPKLASMLKNKLAKDLLFTLNSNLESPEIIWNSSTRAELLKFVEEQRASLSHHGSYDLKDSHSFVYEALSKELYIGNVYLRVYNDQPDFEITEPEDFCLALVDFISHLVHNAPAASMDTHVNSDVTTDGSAEQHSSDDSSASLDGKSLEREDLELVKNLQYGLLSLQHLLTKNPNLASVVSTKEKLLPLFECFSLPVSSSSNIPQLCLLVLSRLTTYAPCVEAMVADSSGLLILLQLLHSSPSCREGALHVLP; via the exons ATGCTCGAATTTTCAGGATTAGTTGATGACATTGTTCATTGCACTGAACTTGAGCTTGTTCCTGCTGCTATTGATGCTGCCCTGCAGACCATTGCTCACCTTTCTATCTCCTCTGAAATTCAAAATGCCCTTCTGAAGGCTGGTGTATTGTG GTACCTTATACCATTGTTGCTCCAATATGATTCGACGGCGGAGGAATCAGATAAGACAGATGCACATGGTGTTGGAACTAGCGTTCAAATTGCAAAAAACTTACATGCTGTAAAAGCATCTCATGCCTTGTCAAGGCTTAGTGGTTTGGTTGACGAGGAGATCCCGACACCCTACAATCAGGCTGCAGCTGATGCCCTTAGAGCTTTACTTACCCCTAAACTTGCAAGCatgctgaaaaataaattagcaaaaGACCTCCTATTCACATTAAACTCAAACTTGGAGTCCCCTGAG ATAATCTGGAATTCCTCCACTCGAGCagaacttttgaaatttgtggaAGAGCAGCGTGCAAGCCTCAGTCATCATGGTTCATATGACCTTAAAGATTCACATTCCTTTGTTTATGAAGCATTATCTAAGGAGCTCTATATTGGCAACGTATACTTGAGAGTCTATAATGATCAACCAGATTTTGAAATTACTGAGCCTGAGGACTTCTGTCTTGCCCTTGTTGATTTTATATCACATCTAGTTCATAATGCACCTGCTGCAAGCATGGATACTCATGTTAATAGTGATGTAACCACTGATGGATCTGCCGAGCAGCATTCTTCTGATGATTCTTCAGCATCACTTGATGGGAAAAGCTTGGAGAGGGAGGATTTGGAACTAGTTAAAAATCTTCAATACGGTCTTCTATCCCTTCAG CACTTGTTGACAAAGAATCCGAATTTAGCTTCGGTGGTCTCCACAAAGGAGAAGCTATTGCCCCTTTTTGAATGCTTTTCTCTTCCTGTTTCTTCATCAAGCAACATTCCTCAGCTATGTCTACTTGTTTTGTCACGGTTGACAACATATGCACCTTGTGTGGAAGCAATGGTCGCAGATAGCTCTGGTCTGCTTATTTTATTACAGTTGCTTCACTCATCTCCCAGCTGCCGTGAAGGAGCTTTGCATGTTCTGCCTTAG